The sequence below is a genomic window from Psychrilyobacter piezotolerans.
ACGATTGGTAATCTTCAAACTAAATGCTCTCATAGCTTCCGGTATTCCCGGTGTCAGCCTTTCTATTACTTTCAGGGTTGCTTCCGGCGTTACATCCCTTGGAGAAAATCCCGTTCCCCCTGTAGTTAGAATTAAGTCTACATCTCCTCTTTCAGTTATTTCCAGAAGTTTCCCCGCTATAATATCTTCTTCATCTGGAATGAGATCTGTTACAATAACTTCATATCCAAATTCTTCCACACACTC
It includes:
- a CDS encoding MogA/MoaB family molybdenum cofactor biosynthesis protein, which codes for MRVGIICMSDKGSKGEREDLSTKVIIECVEEFGYEVIVTDLIPDEEDIIAGKLLEITERGDVDLILTTGGTGFSPRDVTPEATLKVIERLTPGIPEAMRAFSLKITNRGMLSRGVAGIRKNTLIINLPGSPKAVREILEYILEPVHHGLEILLKQTGDCARK